One Halomonas sp. M4R1S46 genomic window carries:
- the tolQ gene encoding protein TolQ: protein MSIPHLIINASGVVQAVMLLLLLGSLLSWVVIFQRTFVMRRARKAHRRFEDRFWSGVDLNELYRETPSEQETLGAEHIFRAGFREFNRLLPKTRSPQAILDGVQRSMRVAWSREEDRLNLHLVFLATVASSSPYIGLFGTVWGIMGSFQSLSMAQQATLATVAPWIAEALIATAMGLFAAIPAVIFYNRLSSESSRLLGKYEDFAEEFHSILHRNLQGRGDAAAG, encoded by the coding sequence ATGTCCATTCCCCACCTGATCATCAACGCTAGCGGCGTGGTCCAGGCGGTGATGCTGTTGCTGCTGCTGGGTTCGCTGCTCTCCTGGGTAGTGATCTTCCAGCGCACCTTCGTGATGCGCCGGGCCCGCAAGGCCCATCGCCGCTTCGAGGACCGCTTCTGGTCCGGGGTCGACCTCAACGAGCTCTACCGCGAGACGCCCTCCGAGCAGGAAACCCTGGGCGCCGAGCACATCTTCCGTGCCGGTTTCCGCGAATTCAATCGCCTGCTGCCCAAGACCCGCAGCCCCCAGGCGATCCTCGACGGGGTCCAGCGCAGCATGCGCGTCGCCTGGTCCCGGGAGGAGGACCGCCTCAACCTGCACCTGGTCTTCCTGGCCACGGTCGCCTCGTCGAGCCCCTATATCGGGCTGTTCGGCACCGTGTGGGGGATCATGGGCTCCTTCCAGTCCCTTTCCATGGCCCAGCAGGCGACCCTGGCCACCGTTGCGCCCTGGATCGCCGAGGCGCTGATCGCCACCGCCATGGGCCTGTTCGCCGCGATTCCCGCGGTGATCTTCTACAACCGGCTCTCCTCCGAGTCCTCGCGGCTGCTGGGCAAGTACGAGGACTTCGCCGAGGAGTTCCATTCCATCCTGCACCGCAACCTGCAGGGGCGCGGCGACGCCGCCGCCGGCTGA
- the tolR gene encoding protein TolR yields MHGPFHRMGRRKPMNEINVVPFIDVMLVLLVIFMITAPMLTQGVQVDLPQVTSEPIEESEERDPIVVSVDREGQLFITLGDDTTEVTLDELSQRVIILLERQPGTPVLVEGDRNVSYGQVVTLMSTLQTAGVENVGLISEPPPGEA; encoded by the coding sequence ATGCACGGACCCTTCCATCGCATGGGTCGGCGCAAGCCGATGAACGAGATCAATGTGGTCCCGTTCATCGACGTCATGCTGGTGCTGTTGGTGATCTTCATGATCACCGCGCCGATGCTGACCCAGGGCGTCCAGGTCGACCTGCCCCAGGTCACCTCCGAACCCATCGAGGAGAGCGAGGAGCGCGACCCGATCGTCGTCTCGGTGGACCGTGAGGGGCAACTGTTCATCACCCTGGGCGACGACACGACCGAGGTGACGCTGGACGAGCTGAGCCAGCGGGTGATCATCCTGCTCGAGCGCCAGCCCGGCACACCGGTGCTGGTCGAGGGAGATCGGAACGTCTCCTACGGCCAGGTGGTCACCCTGATGAGTACCCTGCAGACGGCCGGCGTCGAGAACGTCGGGCTGATCTCGGAACCGCCCCCCGGGGAGGCCTGA
- the tolA gene encoding cell envelope integrity protein TolA, which translates to MARHQRRVGYGLPLLLAIALHLGILVISVIRFPAAEEEPPNRAIVQATLVSTETATDRAQRAEEAKSAAQAAKQAEEETARRQAEEEARQAERERQARQAEEAAEAEAREAAREAAKQAAEEAERRAAEAEREAERQRQAEEEARRQREAEAERQRQAEEEARRQQEAEEQRRREAEAERQRQAEEEARRQREAEEQRRREAEAERRRQAEEEARRQREAEEQRRREAEAERQRQAEEEARRQREAEEQRRQEEAARRAAEAAQQGLDQAIAGESESVANSAQAQEAANGFINLVRQAVEQAWAIPPNVTGNATAEIRVRLGPSGELFAASIGRSSGDSAFDRSALQAVEAAAPFAELRELPSSVQRQYREFNLRFKPGDIR; encoded by the coding sequence ATGGCCAGACACCAACGACGCGTGGGCTATGGTCTGCCGCTGCTGCTCGCCATTGCCCTGCATCTCGGGATCCTGGTGATCAGCGTGATCCGCTTTCCGGCGGCCGAGGAGGAGCCACCCAATCGGGCCATCGTGCAGGCCACCCTGGTCAGCACCGAGACCGCCACCGACCGGGCGCAGCGCGCCGAGGAAGCCAAGTCCGCGGCCCAGGCGGCCAAGCAGGCCGAGGAGGAAACGGCGCGCCGGCAGGCCGAGGAGGAGGCCCGACAGGCCGAGCGGGAGCGCCAGGCCCGGCAGGCCGAGGAAGCGGCCGAAGCCGAGGCGCGTGAGGCGGCCCGTGAAGCGGCCAAGCAGGCCGCCGAAGAGGCGGAGCGGCGTGCCGCCGAGGCCGAGCGCGAGGCCGAACGCCAGCGCCAGGCCGAGGAAGAGGCCCGGCGCCAGCGCGAGGCCGAAGCGGAACGCCAGCGCCAGGCCGAGGAAGAGGCCCGGCGCCAGCAGGAGGCCGAGGAACAGCGCCGCCGGGAGGCCGAAGCGGAACGTCAGCGCCAGGCCGAGGAAGAGGCCCGGCGCCAGCGGGAGGCCGAGGAACAGCGCCGCCGGGAGGCCGAAGCGGAACGCCGGCGCCAGGCCGAGGAAGAGGCCCGTCGCCAGCGGGAGGCCGAGGAGCAGCGTCGCCGGGAGGCCGAAGCGGAACGTCAGCGCCAGGCCGAGGAAGAGGCCCGTCGCCAACGGGAGGCCGAGGAGCAGCGTCGTCAGGAAGAAGCCGCCCGCCGCGCGGCGGAGGCGGCCCAGCAGGGGCTGGACCAGGCCATCGCCGGCGAGTCGGAGAGCGTGGCCAACAGCGCCCAGGCCCAGGAGGCCGCCAACGGCTTCATTAACCTGGTGCGTCAGGCGGTCGAGCAGGCCTGGGCGATACCGCCCAACGTGACCGGCAATGCCACCGCCGAGATTCGGGTGCGGCTGGGGCCCTCCGGGGAGCTGTTCGCCGCGAGCATCGGGCGCAGCAGCGGTGACAGCGCCTTCGACCGCTCGGCGCTCCAGGCGGTCGAGGCCGCGGCACCCTTCGCCGAACTGCGTGAGCTACCTTCATCGGTACAGCGTCAGTACCGAGAATTCAACCTCAGATTCAAACCGGGGGATATCCGCTGA
- the tolB gene encoding Tol-Pal system beta propeller repeat protein TolB, with protein sequence MTTWLAAALLFCAPFVQAELTIDITRGNEQATPIAVVPFADEGGQLPVDVAQVVADDLERSGYFDPLEREAMFATPSNGDEVKFGDWQALDTRYLVVGRVRREAGRVEIRYELMDVSGQSRMLGEVLTANDSQLRAAAHRISDKIFEEITGIRGAFSTRIAYVTSQGVGEQTSYQLFVADADGRNSKQVLSSDEPIMSPDWSPDGRKLAYVSFESGRPAIYVQEVASGRRAQLTSFEGLNSAPAWSPDGRRLAMALSKDGQPDIYVMDIGSRNLERVTSGDSIETEPAWAPDGRSLIYTSDRSGGPQIYRQALGGGSPERLTFTGNYNARGRFGPDGESIFLIHRGGNGYQVARQDLDSGRLVELSESGQSESPSVAPNGTMVIFATQQGGNGVLGAVTADGRASFRLPAAQGEVREPSWSPFLN encoded by the coding sequence ATGACTACCTGGCTGGCGGCCGCGCTGCTGTTCTGCGCGCCGTTCGTCCAGGCCGAACTGACCATCGACATTACCCGCGGCAACGAGCAGGCCACGCCCATCGCGGTGGTACCCTTCGCCGACGAGGGTGGCCAGCTGCCCGTCGACGTGGCCCAGGTCGTCGCCGACGACCTGGAGCGCAGCGGCTACTTCGACCCCCTCGAGCGGGAGGCCATGTTCGCCACTCCCTCGAACGGCGACGAGGTCAAGTTCGGTGACTGGCAGGCCCTGGATACCCGCTACCTGGTGGTCGGGCGGGTCCGCCGCGAGGCCGGACGGGTCGAGATCCGCTACGAGCTGATGGACGTCAGCGGCCAGTCGCGGATGCTCGGTGAGGTGCTGACCGCCAATGACAGCCAGCTGCGTGCCGCGGCGCACCGCATCAGCGACAAGATCTTCGAGGAGATCACCGGCATTCGCGGCGCCTTCTCGACCCGCATCGCCTATGTCACCTCCCAGGGCGTGGGCGAGCAGACGTCCTACCAGCTGTTCGTCGCCGATGCCGACGGACGCAACAGCAAGCAGGTGCTGAGCTCCGATGAGCCGATCATGTCGCCGGACTGGTCGCCGGATGGCCGCAAGCTGGCCTATGTCTCCTTCGAGTCCGGCCGACCGGCGATCTACGTGCAGGAAGTGGCCAGCGGCCGCCGGGCGCAACTCACCTCCTTCGAGGGCCTCAACAGCGCGCCGGCCTGGTCGCCGGACGGTCGCCGCCTGGCCATGGCGCTGTCCAAGGACGGTCAGCCGGACATCTATGTCATGGATATCGGCTCGCGCAACCTCGAGCGGGTCACCAGCGGCGACAGCATCGAGACCGAGCCCGCCTGGGCGCCGGACGGGCGTAGCCTGATCTACACCTCGGACCGCAGCGGCGGCCCGCAGATCTATCGCCAGGCGCTGGGCGGCGGCAGCCCCGAGCGCCTGACCTTCACCGGCAACTACAATGCCCGGGGGCGCTTCGGCCCGGACGGCGAGTCCATCTTCCTGATCCATCGCGGCGGCAACGGCTATCAGGTCGCCCGCCAGGACCTCGACAGCGGGCGTCTCGTCGAGCTGAGCGAGAGCGGCCAGTCAGAATCGCCCAGTGTCGCGCCCAACGGCACCATGGTAATCTTCGCCACCCAGCAGGGAGGCAACGGTGTGCTGGGGGCCGTGACCGCGGATGGACGCGCGTCCTTCCGCCTGCCCGCGGCCCAGGGTGAGGTTCGCGAACCCTCCTGGTCACCTTTCCTGAACTGA
- the pal gene encoding peptidoglycan-associated lipoprotein Pal: MQLKPYVRSLAVAVSLAFVAGCSSGGGTQEGSMDGIAGGNGAGGAGGAGGAGTSGQVSGSGLGEGAGQMAGARIPEVRTIYFAYDSDAIRPEFQSVLESHAQFLRGNPDASVVLQGHTDERGTREYNLALGERRAGAVERFLSVQGVSPSQVEVVSYGEERPAARGGNEETYAQNRRVVFAY; the protein is encoded by the coding sequence ATGCAACTCAAGCCCTATGTCCGCTCTCTGGCCGTCGCCGTGTCGCTGGCCTTCGTGGCCGGCTGTTCCAGCGGTGGCGGCACCCAGGAGGGATCCATGGATGGCATCGCGGGCGGCAACGGCGCCGGTGGCGCCGGTGGCGCCGGCGGCGCTGGCACCAGCGGTCAGGTGAGTGGCAGCGGTCTGGGCGAGGGCGCCGGCCAGATGGCCGGTGCGCGGATCCCCGAGGTGCGCACCATCTACTTCGCCTACGACAGCGATGCGATCCGCCCCGAGTTCCAGTCCGTGCTCGAGTCCCACGCCCAGTTCCTGCGTGGCAACCCGGACGCCAGCGTCGTGCTGCAGGGCCACACCGACGAGCGCGGCACCCGCGAGTACAATCTCGCGCTGGGCGAGCGTCGTGCCGGTGCCGTGGAACGCTTCCTGAGCGTGCAGGGTGTCTCGCCGTCCCAGGTGGAGGTCGTCAGCTACGGCGAAGAGCGCCCGGCGGCCCGCGGCGGCAACGAGGAGACCTATGCCCAGAACCGTCGGGTCGTCTTCGCCTACTGA
- the ybgF gene encoding tol-pal system protein YbgF, giving the protein MTEGLKRLCKAGALGLPLVLAVPALAQQPVVEDLTGGSGGGSFYEQATTREEAGGRLLLFNEVQRNQEELRQLRGQVEELRYQLEQLRRQTRQQYMDIEDRLATGGPAMSAGGSRGPQDAAAGGDTAAEPTGQQASSGGGDAAARSDYQAAFAKVQAREFTAATQAFEAFVAEYPDSQLTGNAYYWLGELHSAASELEPAEAAFRRVLEDFPDSNKVPDALYKLGLLKARQGEPDASRELLERVRDQYPDSSAASLAGDFLRQSGN; this is encoded by the coding sequence ATGACAGAGGGTCTGAAACGACTGTGCAAGGCGGGGGCCCTGGGCCTCCCGTTGGTCCTGGCGGTGCCTGCCCTGGCCCAGCAGCCGGTGGTGGAGGACCTCACCGGCGGCTCCGGCGGTGGCAGCTTCTACGAGCAGGCGACCACCCGCGAGGAGGCGGGGGGGCGTCTGCTGCTGTTCAACGAGGTGCAGCGCAACCAGGAAGAACTCCGCCAGCTGCGGGGTCAGGTGGAGGAACTGCGTTACCAGCTGGAACAGCTGCGCCGACAGACCCGCCAGCAGTACATGGATATCGAGGACCGCCTGGCCACGGGTGGCCCCGCCATGTCGGCCGGCGGCAGTCGCGGCCCGCAGGACGCGGCCGCGGGCGGAGACACCGCGGCCGAACCGACCGGCCAGCAAGCGTCGTCCGGTGGCGGCGATGCCGCGGCCCGCTCCGATTATCAGGCCGCCTTCGCCAAGGTCCAGGCACGCGAGTTCACGGCGGCCACCCAGGCCTTCGAGGCCTTCGTCGCCGAGTATCCCGACAGCCAGCTGACCGGCAATGCCTACTACTGGCTGGGCGAGCTGCATTCCGCGGCCTCCGAGCTGGAGCCGGCCGAGGCGGCCTTCCGTCGCGTCCTCGAGGACTTCCCCGACAGCAACAAGGTCCCGGATGCCCTCTACAAGCTGGGGCTGCTGAAGGCGCGCCAGGGCGAGCCGGATGCCAGCCGCGAGCTGCTCGAGCGGGTGCGTGACCAGTACCCGGACAGCAGTGCCGCCAGCCTCGCCGGCGACTTCCTGCGCCAGTCGGGCAACTAG
- a CDS encoding YciK family oxidoreductase, whose translation MRCKIDYAPPGDLLADRVILVTGAGDGIGRAAALSFARHGATVILLGRTIAKLEAVYDEIEAEGLPQPAIFPLNFEGASLKDFHDMAETLDKEFGRLDGILHNAGLLGRITPFEQYNPELWEQVMQVNINGPIWMTQALLPLLTASRDASVIFTSSSVGRRGRAYWGAYAVSKFATEGFVEVLADEVEHLGSLRVNSLNPGATRTAMRKSAYPAEDPMTLRTAEDIMPTYLWLMGPDSRGHNGEQFDAQPPKA comes from the coding sequence ATGCGCTGCAAGATCGACTATGCCCCGCCCGGCGACCTGCTCGCCGATCGAGTGATCCTGGTGACCGGGGCCGGCGACGGCATCGGGCGGGCCGCCGCGCTGAGCTTCGCCCGGCATGGCGCCACGGTGATCCTGCTGGGCCGGACCATCGCCAAGCTGGAGGCGGTCTACGACGAGATCGAGGCCGAGGGCCTGCCGCAGCCGGCGATCTTTCCCCTCAACTTCGAGGGCGCCAGCCTCAAGGACTTCCATGACATGGCCGAGACCCTGGACAAGGAATTCGGCCGGCTCGACGGCATCCTGCACAACGCCGGCCTGCTGGGCCGCATCACCCCCTTCGAGCAGTACAACCCCGAGCTCTGGGAACAGGTGATGCAGGTCAACATCAACGGCCCGATCTGGATGACCCAGGCGCTGTTGCCGTTGCTGACCGCCTCCAGGGATGCTTCGGTGATCTTCACCTCTTCCTCGGTGGGCCGTCGCGGTCGCGCCTACTGGGGCGCCTATGCGGTCTCGAAGTTCGCCACCGAGGGCTTCGTCGAGGTGCTGGCCGATGAGGTCGAGCACCTGGGCAGCCTGAGGGTCAACAGCCTCAATCCCGGCGCCACCCGCACCGCCATGCGCAAGAGCGCCTATCCGGCGGAGGACCCGATGACCCTGCGCACCGCGGAAGACATCATGCCGACCTACCTGTGGCTGATGGGCCCCGACAGCCGCGGACACAATGGCGAGCAGTTCGATGCCCAGCCGCCCAAGGCCTGA
- a CDS encoding HAD family hydrolase, translating to MSSPLPSALLFDLDGTLVDTAPDLARATNALRAHHGLSALPYPVIRAQVSNGGSALVTLALGLDKAHPEHQAARDFLLAAYGEAVAVDSRVFPPLERLLAGWSGTGRPWGIVTNKPRAYAAPLVRELGLAPGTLLCADDLPVKKPDPAPLHEAARRLAVAATACWYIGDHVRDMQAARAAGMTAVAVGYGYLEEEDDYRQWPADLWFDTAEALVAALLGH from the coding sequence ATGAGCTCGCCCCTCCCTTCGGCCCTGCTCTTCGACCTCGATGGCACCCTGGTGGATACCGCGCCGGACCTGGCCCGGGCCACCAACGCCCTGCGTGCCCATCACGGCTTGTCGGCCCTGCCCTACCCGGTGATCCGCGCCCAGGTGTCCAACGGCGGCAGTGCCCTGGTGACCCTGGCCCTCGGCCTCGACAAGGCACATCCCGAGCACCAGGCGGCCCGCGACTTCCTGCTGGCGGCCTATGGGGAGGCGGTGGCCGTGGACAGCCGCGTCTTTCCGCCCCTCGAGCGCCTGCTGGCCGGCTGGAGCGGCACCGGTCGCCCCTGGGGCATCGTCACCAACAAGCCCCGCGCCTATGCCGCCCCGCTGGTCCGCGAGCTGGGCCTGGCGCCGGGAACGCTGCTCTGCGCCGATGACCTGCCGGTGAAGAAGCCCGATCCGGCCCCCCTCCACGAGGCCGCCCGCCGACTCGCCGTCGCGGCCACGGCCTGCTGGTACATCGGCGACCACGTGCGCGACATGCAGGCCGCCCGGGCCGCCGGCATGACCGCCGTGGCGGTGGGCTATGGCTATCTCGAGGAAGAGGACGACTACCGGCAGTGGCCGGCCGACCTGTGGTTCGACACCGCCGAGGCGCTGGTAGCGGCACTGCTCGGGCACTGA
- the ubiG gene encoding bifunctional 2-polyprenyl-6-hydroxyphenol methylase/3-demethylubiquinol 3-O-methyltransferase UbiG, with translation MTASQSQPGNVDQAEIAKFEALADRWWDKDGEFKPLHDINPLRLDFIDARSGLAGRRVIDVGCGGGILAEAMAHRGAEVTGIDLGEAPLAVARLHAAEAGVAVEYRRVSVEEMAEAHPGEFEVVTCLEMLEHVPDPASVVRACTRLVKPGGQVFFSTLNRNPKAYALAVLGAEYLLRMLPRGTHDYAKFIRPSELAAWCREAGLAVCEQSGLTYQPLTRRYRLSATDVSVNYLMHCRRETT, from the coding sequence ATGACGGCAAGCCAGTCGCAACCGGGCAATGTCGACCAGGCGGAAATCGCCAAGTTCGAGGCCCTGGCCGACCGCTGGTGGGACAAGGACGGCGAGTTCAAGCCGCTGCACGACATCAATCCCCTGCGTCTCGACTTCATCGATGCGCGCTCGGGCCTGGCGGGACGCCGGGTGATCGACGTGGGCTGTGGCGGGGGCATCCTCGCCGAGGCCATGGCCCATCGCGGGGCCGAGGTCACGGGCATCGACCTGGGCGAGGCGCCCCTGGCCGTGGCCCGCCTGCACGCCGCGGAGGCCGGCGTGGCGGTGGAGTACCGGCGCGTCAGCGTGGAGGAAATGGCCGAGGCCCACCCCGGCGAATTCGAGGTGGTGACCTGCCTGGAAATGCTCGAGCACGTCCCCGATCCGGCGTCCGTGGTGCGCGCCTGCACCCGGCTGGTCAAGCCCGGCGGCCAGGTATTCTTCTCGACCCTGAACCGCAACCCCAAGGCCTACGCCCTGGCGGTGCTGGGGGCCGAATACCTGCTGCGTATGCTGCCGCGGGGCACCCATGACTACGCCAAGTTCATCCGCCCCTCGGAACTCGCCGCCTGGTGCCGCGAGGCGGGGCTCGCGGTGTGCGAGCAGAGCGGCCTGACCTACCAGCCCCTGACCCGTCGCTATCGCCTGTCGGCGACCGATGTCTCGGTCAACTACCTGATGCACTGTCGCCGGGAGACGACATGA
- the galU gene encoding UTP--glucose-1-phosphate uridylyltransferase GalU yields MIRKAVLPVAGFGTRCLPASKAIPKEMITIVDRPVIQYVVQEAVEAGIRDIVLVTHGSKSAIENHFDKHFELEASLEAKGKDELLEELRSIVPDDVNIISVRQAEPLGLGHAVLCARPVIGDHEPFAVLLPDVLVDGIGLERNDLAGMLEAFEQTGHSQLMVEEVPHELVYKYGIVAPQGEPPAPGGFCPLAGVVEKPTVEEAPSDLAVIGRYVLPGRIFPLLAETAPGAGNEIQLTDAIETLRREEGVDAWRMRGRTYDCGHQLGYLEAILAYGRRHPRYGQGFRELLSRYSHED; encoded by the coding sequence ATGATCCGCAAGGCAGTTTTGCCCGTCGCCGGCTTCGGAACTCGTTGCCTGCCCGCCTCGAAGGCGATTCCCAAGGAAATGATCACCATCGTCGATCGACCGGTGATCCAGTACGTGGTGCAGGAGGCCGTCGAGGCCGGGATCCGCGATATCGTGCTGGTGACGCATGGCAGCAAGAGTGCCATCGAGAACCATTTCGACAAGCATTTCGAGCTCGAGGCCAGCCTCGAGGCCAAGGGCAAGGACGAGCTGCTCGAGGAGCTGCGCTCGATCGTGCCCGACGACGTCAATATCATCAGCGTGCGCCAGGCCGAGCCCCTGGGCCTCGGCCACGCGGTGCTCTGCGCCCGCCCCGTGATCGGCGACCACGAGCCCTTCGCCGTGCTGCTGCCCGACGTGCTGGTCGACGGCATCGGCCTCGAGCGCAACGACCTGGCGGGCATGCTCGAGGCCTTCGAGCAGACCGGTCACAGCCAGCTGATGGTGGAGGAGGTCCCCCATGAACTGGTCTACAAGTACGGCATCGTCGCCCCCCAGGGCGAGCCGCCTGCGCCGGGCGGGTTCTGCCCGCTGGCCGGCGTCGTCGAGAAGCCGACGGTGGAGGAGGCGCCCTCCGACCTGGCGGTGATCGGGCGCTACGTGCTGCCGGGTCGGATCTTCCCGCTGCTCGCCGAGACCGCGCCCGGGGCCGGCAACGAGATCCAGCTGACCGATGCCATCGAGACCCTGCGCCGCGAAGAGGGCGTGGATGCCTGGCGCATGCGCGGTCGCACCTATGACTGCGGCCATCAACTCGGCTACCTGGAGGCCATTCTCGCCTATGGCCGCCGCCACCCGCGCTATGGCCAGGGCTTCCGCGAGCTGCTGAGCCGCTACAGCCACGAGGACTGA
- a CDS encoding nucleotide sugar dehydrogenase — protein MRVLVHGSELAAATAAAALSWVGHSVVWRPHASEDWTTLTKSGWLTSEPQLKERLEEAVTTGHLRILAADETPDEGAAFDVLWLALSPEQRGDAAEAVAQASAALSPEAVLINNSTFPVGDTDQLEAGFGGRHAVALADLLEEGRAWEAFTRPSRWLLGCDDDAAEHQVRELLRAFNRRREVFQRMPRRAAELTKLAINGMLATRISYMNEIAGLADSLGVDVEHVRQGMGADTRIGYEYLYPGCGFGGPNFSRDLMRLADVQSASGRHSALLDQVVDINEHKKETLFRKLWAHYHGRLEGRVVAIWGAAFKPGTARIDHAPVLTLLRALWAQGVRVRLHDPAAVGALRERLGEHPLLELFDGDPFEASEGADALMLVTEWKAYWNPDWPRLAGQLTGRLLLDGRNIYDPAHVASMGLHYRGIGRRADP, from the coding sequence ATGCGTGTACTGGTACACGGCAGTGAACTCGCCGCGGCCACGGCCGCGGCGGCCCTGTCCTGGGTCGGACACAGCGTGGTCTGGCGGCCTCATGCCAGCGAGGACTGGACCACCCTGACGAAGAGCGGCTGGCTGACCAGCGAGCCGCAGCTCAAGGAGCGCCTCGAGGAGGCCGTGACCACGGGGCACCTGCGCATTCTCGCGGCGGACGAGACCCCGGACGAGGGGGCCGCCTTCGACGTGCTGTGGCTGGCCCTGTCGCCGGAGCAGCGTGGCGACGCCGCCGAGGCGGTGGCGCAGGCGAGTGCCGCGCTGTCCCCCGAGGCGGTGCTGATCAACAACTCGACCTTTCCGGTCGGCGATACCGACCAGCTCGAAGCCGGCTTCGGCGGGCGCCATGCGGTGGCGCTGGCCGACCTGCTCGAGGAAGGTCGCGCCTGGGAGGCCTTCACCCGCCCATCTCGCTGGCTGCTGGGCTGCGATGACGATGCCGCCGAGCATCAGGTACGCGAGCTGTTGCGTGCCTTCAATCGCCGCCGCGAAGTGTTCCAGCGGATGCCGCGCCGGGCGGCGGAGCTGACCAAGCTGGCCATCAACGGCATGCTGGCCACCCGCATCAGCTACATGAACGAGATCGCCGGCCTGGCCGATTCCCTCGGCGTGGATGTCGAGCATGTCCGGCAGGGGATGGGGGCCGATACCCGGATCGGCTACGAGTACCTGTACCCCGGTTGCGGCTTCGGCGGCCCGAACTTTTCCCGGGACCTGATGCGCCTGGCCGACGTGCAGTCGGCCAGCGGCCGGCACTCGGCGCTGCTCGACCAGGTCGTCGATATCAACGAGCACAAGAAGGAAACCCTGTTCCGCAAGCTCTGGGCGCATTACCACGGCCGGCTGGAGGGGCGGGTGGTCGCGATCTGGGGAGCGGCCTTCAAGCCGGGCACGGCGCGTATCGACCACGCCCCGGTACTGACCCTGCTGCGCGCCCTCTGGGCCCAGGGGGTGCGGGTCCGGCTACACGATCCGGCGGCCGTCGGCGCCCTGCGCGAGCGCCTCGGCGAGCATCCGCTGCTCGAGCTGTTCGATGGCGATCCCTTCGAGGCCAGTGAAGGGGCCGACGCCCTGATGCTGGTGACCGAGTGGAAGGCCTACTGGAATCCCGACTGGCCCCGCCTGGCGGGGCAGTTGACCGGTCGCCTGCTGTTGGACGGGCGCAACATCTACGATCCGGCCCACGTGGCCTCCATGGGCCTGCACTATCGCGGGATCGGCCGCCGCGCGGATCCCTGA
- a CDS encoding superoxide dismutase — MAFELPALPYEKNALEPHISAETLEYHYGKHHQAYVNKLNELTDGTDNANKSLEEIIKTSSGGLFNQAAQVWNHTFYWHCLSPNGGGEPTGALADAINAKFGSFDKFKETFNTQAAGNFGSGWTWLIKTDDGGVDIVNTSNADTPVAHDQTPLMTIDVWEHAYYIDYRNARPKYLENIWNLINWDFVAQNFS, encoded by the coding sequence ATGGCATTCGAACTACCCGCACTGCCGTACGAGAAGAACGCGCTGGAACCGCACATCTCCGCCGAGACCCTCGAGTACCACTACGGCAAGCACCACCAGGCCTACGTCAACAAGCTCAACGAGCTGACCGACGGCACCGACAACGCCAACAAGTCCCTCGAGGAGATCATCAAGACCTCTTCCGGCGGGCTGTTCAACCAGGCGGCCCAGGTCTGGAACCACACCTTCTACTGGCACTGCCTGTCGCCCAACGGTGGCGGTGAGCCCACCGGCGCCTTGGCCGACGCCATCAACGCCAAGTTCGGCTCCTTCGACAAGTTCAAGGAGACCTTCAACACCCAGGCCGCGGGCAACTTCGGCTCCGGCTGGACCTGGCTGATCAAGACCGACGACGGCGGCGTCGACATCGTCAACACCAGCAACGCCGACACTCCGGTGGCCCACGACCAGACGCCGCTGATGACCATCGATGTGTGGGAGCATGCCTACTACATCGACTACCGCAACGCGCGTCCGAAGTACCTGGAGAACATCTGGAACCTGATCAACTGGGACTTCGTCGCCCAGAACTTCAGCTGA